A window of Streptomyces marispadix contains these coding sequences:
- a CDS encoding sugar phosphate isomerase/epimerase family protein, whose protein sequence is MVQPAAHVPDVKVALSTASVYPESTATAFEIAARLGYDGVEVMVWTDPVSQDIEALRRLSDFHGVPVLAVHAPCLLITQRVWSTDPWVKLQRARQAAERLGASTVVVHPPFRWQRNYARDFVRGVWRMADETDVRFAVENMFPWRYRDREMLAYAPDWDPTQDDYRHFTIDLSHTATSRTDTLAMVDRMGDRLGHVHIADGNGSNKDEHLVPGRGTQPCAELLERLGRNGFDGHVVVEVNTRRAMSAAERETDLAEALAYTRLNLGSAAMGGASASPQGQR, encoded by the coding sequence GTGGTTCAACCTGCTGCGCACGTCCCCGATGTGAAGGTCGCGCTGTCCACGGCCTCCGTCTATCCGGAGTCGACGGCGACGGCCTTCGAGATCGCTGCGCGCCTCGGCTACGACGGCGTCGAGGTCATGGTGTGGACGGACCCGGTCAGCCAGGACATCGAGGCGCTGCGCCGCCTCTCCGACTTCCACGGCGTGCCCGTGCTCGCGGTGCACGCGCCCTGTCTGCTGATCACGCAGCGCGTGTGGTCCACGGACCCCTGGGTGAAGCTCCAGCGGGCGCGTCAGGCCGCCGAGCGCCTCGGTGCGTCGACGGTCGTGGTGCACCCGCCCTTCCGCTGGCAGCGCAACTACGCGAGGGACTTCGTACGCGGCGTGTGGCGGATGGCCGACGAGACGGACGTGCGCTTCGCCGTGGAGAACATGTTCCCGTGGCGCTACCGGGACCGGGAGATGCTGGCGTACGCCCCCGACTGGGACCCCACGCAGGACGACTACCGGCACTTCACGATCGACCTCTCGCACACGGCGACCTCGCGCACGGACACTCTCGCCATGGTGGACCGCATGGGCGACCGGCTCGGGCACGTGCACATCGCCGACGGCAACGGCTCGAACAAGGACGAGCACCTGGTCCCCGGGCGCGGCACACAGCCCTGCGCGGAGCTGCTGGAGCGGCTGGGCCGCAACGGCTTCGACGGCCACGTGGTGGTCGAGGTCAACACCCGCCGGGCGATGTCCGCCGCCGAGCGCGAGACCGACCTCGCCGAGGCCCTCGCCTACACGCGGCTGAATCTCGGGTCGGCGGCGATGGGGGGAGCGTCCGCCTCCCCGCAGGGGCAGCGGTGA
- a CDS encoding TetR/AcrR family transcriptional regulator: MSHGRPVRRRGRPASAERNAGEPATRDRILGSARTEFAERGYDKASIRAIARGAGVDSALVHHYFGTKEQVFAAAVQGAFAPAMGIPDLLLSGDREEWGERLVGYIFKIWEDAVTRDPLLAIMRSAVSNETAAAIFRGLISRNLLERVSAGLDRPDAALRVELALAQLVGTAMLRYVIKVEPIASAPAEELIPRLAPVVQRHLTG; encoded by the coding sequence GTGAGCCACGGACGCCCGGTGCGCAGACGGGGCCGCCCGGCGTCCGCGGAGAGGAACGCGGGAGAGCCGGCGACGCGGGACCGCATCCTCGGCTCGGCACGCACGGAGTTCGCGGAACGCGGCTACGACAAGGCGTCGATCCGCGCCATCGCACGAGGCGCGGGCGTGGACTCGGCCCTCGTACACCACTACTTCGGCACCAAGGAGCAGGTCTTCGCCGCCGCCGTACAGGGGGCCTTCGCACCGGCCATGGGCATTCCCGACCTGCTGCTGTCGGGGGACCGCGAGGAGTGGGGCGAGAGGCTCGTCGGCTACATCTTCAAGATCTGGGAGGACGCGGTCACCCGCGATCCACTGCTGGCGATCATGCGCTCGGCCGTCAGCAACGAGACGGCCGCCGCCATCTTCCGCGGGCTGATCTCGCGGAATCTGCTGGAGCGGGTCTCCGCCGGGCTGGACAGGCCGGACGCGGCACTGCGCGTGGAGCTGGCGCTGGCGCAGCTCGTGGGCACGGCGATGCTGCGTTACGTGATCAAGGTGGAGCCGATCGCCTCGGCACCGGCCGAGGAGCTGATTCCCCGGCTGGCGCCCGTGGTGCAGCGGCATCTGACCGGCTGA
- the ilvD gene encoding dihydroxy-acid dehydratase — MPELRSRTVTHGRNMAGARALMQASGVAREDFGKPIVAVANSFTEFVPGHTHLQPVGRIVSEAIKAAGGIPREFNTIAVDDGIAMGHGGMLYSLPSRDLIADSVEYMTEAHCADALICISNCDKITPGMLNAAMRLNIPTVFVSGGPMESGTATLVNGTVRKLDLISAISESANDSVSDEDLRRIEDSACPTCGSCSGMFTANSMNCLTEAIGLSLPGNGSVLATHTARKALYEDAGRTVVELAQRHYEQDDETVLPRSIGTRAAFENAMALDIAMGGSTNTILHLLAAAQEAELDFTMADIDRLSRSLPCLTKVAPNGTYYMEDVHRAGGIPAILGELYRAGLLNEDVHSVHSPSLADWLKSWDIRGGSPSSTATELFHAAPGCVRSASAFSQSERWDSLDTDAAGGCIRDIEHAYSKEGGLAVLYGNLAENGCVVKTAGVDQSILTFSGPAVVCESQEEAVEAILAKRVKEGDVVVIRYEGPKGGPGMQEMLYPTSFLKGRGLGKACALITDGRFSGGTSGLSIGHVSPEAAGGGTIALVETDDRIVIDIPNRTLRLDVPDEVLAARRAALNGTYAPRDRERKVSTALRAYAAMATSADKGAVRDLSQLGG, encoded by the coding sequence ATGCCCGAGCTGAGGTCCCGCACCGTCACCCACGGCCGCAACATGGCGGGCGCCCGAGCCCTCATGCAGGCGTCGGGCGTAGCGCGTGAGGACTTCGGCAAGCCGATCGTCGCGGTGGCCAACAGCTTCACCGAGTTCGTGCCGGGCCATACGCACCTCCAGCCGGTCGGCCGGATCGTCAGCGAGGCGATCAAGGCGGCGGGCGGCATCCCGCGCGAGTTCAACACCATCGCCGTCGACGACGGCATCGCCATGGGCCACGGCGGCATGCTCTACTCGCTGCCGTCCCGAGACCTGATCGCGGACTCCGTCGAGTACATGACGGAGGCCCACTGCGCGGACGCCCTGATCTGCATCTCCAACTGCGACAAGATCACGCCCGGGATGCTCAACGCCGCGATGCGCCTGAACATCCCCACGGTCTTCGTCTCCGGCGGCCCCATGGAGTCCGGCACCGCGACCCTCGTCAACGGCACGGTCCGCAAGCTCGACCTGATCAGCGCGATCTCCGAGTCCGCCAACGACAGCGTCTCCGACGAGGATCTGCGCCGCATCGAGGACAGCGCCTGCCCGACGTGCGGCTCCTGCTCCGGCATGTTCACCGCCAACTCGATGAACTGCCTCACCGAGGCCATCGGCCTCTCCCTCCCCGGCAACGGCTCCGTGCTCGCCACGCACACCGCCCGCAAGGCGCTCTACGAGGACGCGGGCCGTACGGTCGTCGAACTGGCCCAGCGCCACTACGAGCAGGACGACGAGACGGTCCTGCCCCGCAGCATCGGAACCCGTGCCGCCTTCGAGAACGCCATGGCCCTCGACATCGCCATGGGCGGCTCCACCAACACGATCCTGCATCTGCTGGCCGCCGCGCAGGAGGCCGAACTCGACTTCACCATGGCCGACATCGACCGGCTCTCGCGCTCGCTGCCCTGTCTGACGAAGGTCGCGCCCAACGGCACGTACTACATGGAGGACGTGCACCGCGCGGGCGGCATCCCCGCGATCCTCGGCGAGCTCTACCGCGCGGGCCTGCTGAACGAGGACGTGCACAGCGTGCACTCCCCGTCCCTCGCCGACTGGCTCAAGAGCTGGGACATCCGCGGTGGTTCGCCCTCGTCCACGGCCACGGAGCTGTTCCACGCGGCGCCCGGCTGCGTCCGTTCCGCATCGGCCTTCTCACAGTCCGAGCGCTGGGACTCCCTCGACACGGACGCCGCGGGCGGCTGCATCCGCGACATCGAGCACGCCTACTCCAAGGAGGGCGGCCTGGCCGTCCTCTACGGCAACCTCGCCGAGAACGGCTGCGTCGTGAAGACCGCGGGCGTCGACCAGTCGATCCTCACCTTCTCCGGGCCCGCGGTGGTCTGCGAGTCCCAGGAGGAGGCCGTCGAGGCCATCCTCGCCAAGCGCGTCAAGGAGGGCGACGTCGTCGTCATCCGCTACGAGGGCCCCAAGGGCGGCCCGGGCATGCAGGAGATGCTCTACCCGACGTCGTTCCTCAAGGGCCGCGGGCTGGGCAAGGCGTGCGCGCTGATCACCGACGGGCGCTTCTCGGGCGGCACTTCGGGCCTGTCCATCGGCCATGTCTCGCCGGAGGCGGCGGGCGGCGGCACGATCGCGCTCGTCGAGACCGACGACCGCATCGTCATCGACATCCCGAACCGCACCCTCCGACTCGACGTCCCCGACGAGGTGCTGGCCGCTCGCCGTGCGGCGCTGAACGGCACGTACGCGCCGCGCGACCGCGAACGCAAGGTCTCCACGGCGCTACGGGCCTACGCGGCCATGGCCACCAGCGCCGACAAGGGCGCGGTGCGCGACCTGTCGCAGCTCGGCGGCTAG
- a CDS encoding SulP family inorganic anion transporter: MPLSKSVRRAKPDSRAKPGWRATVRADVTASLVVFLVALPLCVGVAVASGVPAELGLVTGIVGGLVTGLLPGSSLQVSGPAAGLTVLVYEAVQSYGLGVLGVLVLGAGLLQLVMGALRLGRWFRAISVAVVQGMLAGIGMVLIAGQVYALVGEAAPADGVGKIAGLPGLVSGLLGGDTAPAAVLVGLGTIAVLVLWPRWRRGARLLPAPLAAVGLATAVTGGFALPVERVAVQGLLEAVRPPGADDFGALLSVGVIATVLAFTLIASAESLFSAAAVDRLHDGRRTDYDRELMAQGAGNTVCGVLGALPMTAVIVRSSANVAAGARTKLSRVLHGVWLLLFVAVLPGALEVIPVAALAGVLVHAGWKLIPVRELGPLWREHRAEAVVLGVTALAIVAVGMFEGVLAGLLLAVVKSAWEISHVQVETEDAGGETEAGLPGALHVRVLGNATFLRLPKLLDQLEALPHDRRVELNLSGLRHMDHACGMALAAWEEEHNSRAGAAGSGDSGARPVSGPVSRSASVTASDSAPAPDSGAPSAGSSA, encoded by the coding sequence ATGCCTCTTTCGAAATCCGTCCGGCGCGCGAAGCCCGACTCGCGTGCGAAGCCCGGCTGGCGCGCGACCGTGCGGGCCGATGTCACCGCGTCCCTCGTCGTCTTCCTCGTCGCCCTCCCCCTCTGCGTCGGTGTCGCCGTCGCATCCGGTGTGCCTGCCGAACTCGGCCTCGTCACCGGCATCGTGGGCGGGCTCGTCACCGGGCTGCTGCCGGGCAGCAGCCTCCAGGTCAGCGGTCCGGCGGCCGGTCTGACCGTTCTCGTCTACGAGGCCGTGCAGTCGTACGGTCTCGGCGTGCTCGGCGTACTGGTGCTGGGCGCGGGCCTGTTGCAGCTCGTCATGGGCGCGCTGCGGCTGGGCCGCTGGTTCCGTGCGATCTCCGTGGCCGTCGTGCAGGGCATGCTCGCGGGGATCGGGATGGTGCTGATCGCCGGGCAGGTGTACGCCCTTGTCGGCGAGGCGGCGCCTGCCGACGGAGTCGGAAAGATCGCGGGGCTGCCGGGCCTCGTGAGCGGTCTGCTCGGCGGGGACACGGCTCCGGCCGCCGTCCTCGTCGGGCTCGGCACCATCGCGGTACTGGTGCTCTGGCCGCGGTGGCGGCGCGGTGCGCGGTTGCTGCCCGCGCCGTTGGCCGCCGTGGGGCTGGCCACGGCCGTCACCGGCGGGTTCGCACTGCCGGTCGAACGCGTAGCGGTGCAGGGGCTGTTGGAGGCCGTACGGCCGCCCGGCGCCGACGACTTCGGGGCGCTGCTGTCGGTCGGTGTGATCGCGACGGTGCTCGCGTTCACGCTCATCGCCTCCGCGGAGTCGCTCTTCAGCGCGGCGGCCGTCGACCGGCTGCACGACGGCCGGCGTACGGACTACGACCGGGAGTTGATGGCCCAAGGCGCGGGCAACACGGTGTGCGGTGTCCTCGGCGCGCTGCCGATGACCGCTGTCATCGTGCGCAGTTCGGCGAACGTCGCGGCGGGGGCTCGCACGAAGCTCTCCCGTGTGCTGCACGGTGTGTGGCTGCTGCTCTTCGTGGCGGTGCTGCCGGGCGCGCTGGAGGTGATACCGGTGGCGGCGCTCGCGGGTGTGCTGGTGCACGCGGGCTGGAAGCTGATTCCCGTAAGGGAGTTGGGGCCGCTGTGGCGGGAGCACCGTGCGGAGGCGGTGGTGCTCGGGGTGACCGCGCTGGCGATCGTGGCGGTCGGCATGTTCGAGGGCGTGCTGGCCGGTCTGCTGCTGGCCGTGGTCAAGTCCGCCTGGGAGATCTCACACGTACAGGTGGAGACCGAGGACGCGGGCGGGGAGACGGAGGCAGGGCTGCCGGGGGCGCTGCATGTGCGGGTGCTGGGCAATGCGACGTTCCTGCGCCTGCCCAAGCTGCTGGACCAGCTTGAGGCGCTTCCCCACGACCGCAGGGTGGAACTCAACCTTTCCGGGCTGCGGCACATGGACCACGCGTGCGGGATGGCGCTCGCGGCGTGGGAGGAGGAGCACAACTCCCGTGCGGGGGCTGCCGGTTCGGGCGATTCGGGCGCGCGTCCTGTGTCCGGTCCGGTGTCCCGTTCCGCGTCGGTGACGGCTTCGGACTCGGCACCGGCTCCGGACTCGGGGGCGCCTTCGGCGGGCAGCTCGGCGTAG
- a CDS encoding ABC transporter ATP-binding protein, with product MMNKRPAAAQAPGGTAPDRPAIHADRLSVVRGGRTVVDDLAFDVPPGTVTGLLGPSGCGKSTLMRAIVGTQAKVTGTLEVLGRPAGSAPLRARVGYVTQDPSVYGDLTARQNLDYFAAVLGVPRRERPAMVDRALEDVDLTSHADSLTGNLSGGQHSRVSLAVALLGSPELLVLDEPTVGLDPVLRRDLWNLFHRLAAERGTTLLISSHVMDEADRCQNLLLMRAGRLLADDSPDALRAGTHTDSVEDAFLHLVDEARRAETTAR from the coding sequence ATGATGAATAAACGTCCCGCCGCAGCCCAGGCGCCGGGCGGCACCGCCCCGGACCGGCCCGCGATCCACGCCGACCGCCTCAGCGTCGTCCGCGGCGGCCGCACGGTCGTCGACGACCTCGCCTTCGACGTCCCACCCGGCACCGTCACTGGGCTGCTCGGCCCCTCCGGCTGCGGCAAGTCCACGCTCATGCGCGCCATCGTCGGCACCCAGGCGAAGGTCACCGGCACCCTCGAAGTGCTCGGACGGCCCGCGGGCTCGGCACCGCTCCGTGCCCGCGTCGGCTACGTCACCCAGGACCCGTCCGTCTACGGCGACCTCACCGCCCGCCAGAACCTCGACTACTTCGCCGCCGTGCTCGGCGTCCCGCGCCGCGAGCGCCCCGCGATGGTCGACCGCGCCCTGGAGGACGTCGACCTCACCTCCCACGCCGACTCCCTCACCGGGAACCTCTCCGGCGGGCAGCACTCCCGCGTCTCCCTCGCGGTCGCGCTGCTCGGCTCGCCCGAACTGCTCGTACTCGACGAACCGACCGTCGGCCTCGACCCCGTACTCCGCCGCGACCTGTGGAACCTCTTCCACCGCCTCGCCGCCGAACGCGGCACGACCCTCCTCATCTCGTCCCACGTGATGGACGAGGCGGACCGGTGCCAGAACCTCCTGCTGATGCGCGCCGGGCGGCTGCTGGCCGACGACTCCCCGGACGCCCTCCGCGCCGGCACGCACACGGACTCCGTCGAGGACGCCTTCCTCCACCTCGTCGACGAGGCCCGCAGAGCCGAGACCACGGCCCGCTGA
- a CDS encoding ABC transporter permease, giving the protein MKPARTLATARRVLRQLGHDHRTIALLLFVPVLLLVLLYYVFDADRRAFDGIGASLLGIFPLVTMFLVTSIATLRERTSGTLERLLSMPLGKGDLIAGYALAFGVLAVVQASIATGVAVWLLDLDFAGSPGMLLLIALLDAILGTALGLFVSAFAASEFQVVQFMPAIVFPQILLCGLFAPRDTMQPVLEYISDVLPMSYAVDGMNEVLQHSDPTGDFVRDACIVAGSAVLVLFVGAATLRRRTQ; this is encoded by the coding sequence ATGAAACCGGCCCGCACCCTAGCCACCGCCCGGCGCGTACTCCGCCAGCTCGGCCACGACCACCGCACCATCGCGCTGCTGCTGTTCGTGCCCGTACTGCTCCTCGTGCTCCTCTACTACGTCTTCGACGCCGACCGCCGCGCCTTCGACGGCATCGGCGCCTCCCTGCTCGGCATCTTCCCGCTGGTGACGATGTTCCTGGTCACCTCCATCGCCACCCTCCGCGAACGCACATCCGGCACCCTGGAGCGGCTGCTGTCCATGCCGCTCGGCAAGGGCGATCTCATCGCCGGCTACGCGCTGGCCTTCGGCGTCCTCGCGGTCGTACAGGCGTCCATCGCCACCGGCGTCGCCGTATGGCTCCTCGACCTCGACTTCGCGGGCTCACCGGGGATGCTGCTGCTGATCGCCCTTCTCGACGCGATCCTCGGCACGGCGCTCGGCCTCTTCGTGAGCGCCTTCGCGGCGTCGGAGTTCCAGGTGGTGCAGTTCATGCCCGCGATCGTCTTCCCGCAGATTCTCCTCTGCGGCCTCTTCGCCCCGCGCGACACCATGCAGCCCGTACTCGAGTACATCTCCGACGTCCTGCCGATGTCCTACGCGGTCGACGGCATGAACGAGGTGCTTCAGCACTCCGACCCCACGGGCGACTTCGTGCGCGACGCCTGCATCGTCGCGGGCTCGGCCGTGCTCGTCCTCTTCGTGGGCGCAGCGACCCTGAGGCGCCGTACGCAGTGA
- the proC gene encoding pyrroline-5-carboxylate reductase codes for MTQKVAVLGAGKIGEALLSGMLRGGWSPSNLLVTARRSERARELRERHGVEAVSNTEAAKRADTLILTVKPQDMSTLLDELAPHTPADRLVISGAAGIPTSFFEERFQHGTPVVRVMTNTPALVDEAMSVVSAGTHATESHLVLTEEIFNGVGKTLRVPESQQDAATALSGSGPAYFYFLVEAMTDAGILLGLPRDKAHDLIVQAAIGAARMLRDSGDHPVTLRENVTSPAGTTINAIRELENHRVRAAVLDALEAARDRSRELAAGKG; via the coding sequence ATGACCCAGAAAGTCGCCGTCCTCGGCGCCGGCAAGATCGGCGAGGCTCTGCTCTCCGGGATGCTCAGGGGCGGCTGGTCACCGTCCAACCTCCTGGTCACGGCCCGCCGTTCCGAACGAGCCCGTGAGCTGCGCGAGCGCCACGGCGTCGAAGCCGTAAGCAACACCGAGGCCGCCAAGCGCGCGGACACCCTCATCCTCACGGTCAAGCCGCAGGACATGAGCACCCTCCTCGACGAACTGGCGCCCCACACCCCGGCCGACCGCCTCGTCATCAGCGGCGCCGCCGGCATCCCCACCTCGTTCTTCGAGGAGCGCTTCCAGCACGGCACCCCCGTGGTCCGGGTCATGACCAACACCCCTGCGCTCGTCGACGAGGCGATGTCGGTGGTCTCCGCGGGCACACATGCGACCGAGTCCCATCTCGTCCTCACCGAGGAGATCTTCAACGGCGTCGGCAAGACCCTCCGCGTCCCCGAGAGCCAGCAGGACGCCGCCACCGCCCTCTCCGGCTCCGGCCCGGCCTACTTCTACTTCCTCGTCGAGGCGATGACCGACGCGGGAATCCTGCTCGGCCTGCCCCGCGACAAGGCGCACGACCTCATCGTCCAGGCCGCCATCGGCGCCGCCAGGATGCTCCGCGACAGCGGCGACCACCCCGTGACGCTGCGCGAGAACGTCACGTCCCCCGCGGGCACCACCATCAACGCGATCCGCGAGCTGGAGAACCACCGGGTACGCGCGGCAGTGCTCGACGCTCTGGAGGCGGCCCGCGACCGCAGCCGCGAACTGGCCGCCGGCAAGGGCTGA
- a CDS encoding HAD family hydrolase, which produces MGSYDVVVFDNDGVLVDSEPISNRVLAAYLTELGHPTTYEESIRDYMGAAVHRVHDLVLERSGRRLPEGFDETFHERVFAAFRSELRAVEGVRDVLARLDADGVPYCVASSGSHERIRVALRKTGLYEHFGEERIFSAQDVGRGKPAPDLFLLAAEKMGARPGRCAVVEDSPLGVEAAVAAGMDVYAFAAMTPRERLAGATACFSRIEELHALLS; this is translated from the coding sequence ATGGGCAGTTACGACGTGGTCGTCTTCGACAATGACGGTGTGCTGGTGGACAGCGAGCCCATCTCGAATCGTGTACTGGCCGCGTATCTCACCGAGTTGGGGCATCCGACCACGTATGAGGAGTCGATCCGCGACTACATGGGCGCGGCAGTGCATCGCGTACACGATCTGGTGCTGGAGAGGTCGGGGCGGCGGCTCCCGGAGGGTTTTGACGAGACGTTCCATGAGCGGGTGTTCGCCGCGTTCCGCAGCGAGTTGAGGGCCGTCGAGGGTGTGCGCGATGTGCTGGCGAGGCTGGACGCGGACGGGGTGCCGTACTGTGTCGCGTCCTCGGGGAGTCATGAGCGAATCCGGGTCGCGCTGCGTAAGACAGGGCTGTACGAACACTTCGGTGAGGAACGGATCTTCAGCGCGCAGGACGTCGGCAGGGGGAAGCCGGCACCGGATCTCTTTCTGCTGGCGGCGGAGAAGATGGGTGCTCGGCCGGGGCGGTGCGCCGTCGTGGAGGACAGTCCGTTGGGTGTGGAGGCCGCCGTCGCCGCCGGGATGGACGTGTATGCGTTTGCGGCCATGACGCCCCGTGAGCGGCTTGCCGGGGCCACCGCCTGTTTCTCGCGTATCGAGGAGCTGCACGCGCTGCTCTCGTAG
- a CDS encoding acetoin utilization protein AcuC — translation MSGGAQLMWDEAVTGYDFGPGHPMDPVRLALTMRLVEALGLDGQDGLKVTAAKAAGDSTLRLVHRQDYIEAVRRISADPGSATGEYGLGTPDDPAFAGMHEASALIAGQSVAAADAVWRGDVKHGVNFAGGLHHAMHASASGFCIYNDAALAVARLLEQGAERVAYVDVDVHHGDGVQDAFWNDPRVLTISLHEHPHMLFPGTGWAEENGGPEAEGSAANVALPAGTGDEGWLRALHAIVPELLAEFRPQALVTQHGADTHFEDPLAHLAVSVDAQRAAAEALHGWAHEYADGRWVALGGGGYAVFDVVPRTWTHLVGIAAGAPVPPDTEVPDSWRELVYARTGSPVAPQRMTDGREPVCRMWSDGYDPADPLDRAVQATRKAVFPAHGLLP, via the coding sequence ATGAGTGGCGGCGCACAGTTGATGTGGGACGAGGCAGTCACCGGATATGACTTCGGGCCGGGGCATCCGATGGATCCGGTTCGGCTGGCGTTGACGATGCGGCTGGTCGAGGCGCTGGGGCTGGACGGCCAGGACGGTCTGAAGGTGACCGCGGCGAAGGCCGCCGGGGACTCGACATTGCGGCTCGTGCACCGTCAGGACTACATCGAGGCCGTACGGCGGATCTCGGCGGACCCCGGGTCGGCGACCGGCGAATATGGGCTCGGTACGCCGGACGATCCCGCGTTCGCCGGGATGCATGAGGCGTCCGCGCTGATCGCGGGACAGTCGGTGGCCGCGGCGGACGCGGTGTGGCGCGGGGATGTGAAGCACGGGGTCAACTTCGCGGGCGGGCTGCACCATGCGATGCATGCGTCCGCGTCCGGTTTCTGCATCTACAACGACGCGGCCCTGGCCGTGGCCCGGCTGCTGGAGCAGGGGGCGGAGCGCGTCGCGTACGTCGACGTGGACGTGCACCACGGGGACGGCGTGCAGGACGCGTTCTGGAACGACCCGCGTGTGCTGACGATCTCGCTTCATGAGCATCCGCACATGCTGTTCCCCGGCACCGGCTGGGCCGAGGAGAACGGCGGCCCCGAGGCCGAGGGCAGCGCGGCGAACGTAGCCCTTCCCGCCGGCACCGGCGACGAGGGCTGGCTCCGCGCGCTTCATGCGATCGTGCCCGAACTCCTCGCCGAATTCCGGCCACAAGCGCTTGTCACACAGCACGGCGCCGACACGCACTTCGAGGACCCGCTGGCGCACCTGGCCGTGAGCGTGGACGCGCAGCGCGCGGCGGCGGAGGCCCTGCACGGCTGGGCGCACGAGTACGCCGACGGGCGCTGGGTGGCGCTCGGCGGCGGTGGATACGCCGTCTTCGACGTCGTACCGAGGACGTGGACGCATCTGGTCGGGATCGCCGCCGGTGCGCCCGTGCCGCCGGACACGGAAGTCCCGGACTCCTGGCGGGAGTTGGTGTACGCGCGCACGGGGAGTCCGGTGGCGCCGCAGCGGATGACCGACGGGCGTGAGCCGGTGTGCCGCATGTGGTCGGACGGATACGACCCGGCCGATCCGCTGGACAGGGCGGTGCAGGCCACCAGGAAGGCGGTCTTCCCCGCACACGGGTTGCTGCCGTAG
- a CDS encoding phosphatase: MGSCTETRTGVRFGFHAPAVHTVSPPLLRAVRADVTVGRVPQPGPGGPCVIGRHERVCTAGQLGSEAIGPADADDPVPFVCEAEWRVSAGRRR; the protein is encoded by the coding sequence ATGGGGAGTTGCACTGAAACACGGACCGGCGTGCGCTTCGGATTCCATGCGCCCGCAGTGCACACGGTGTCGCCCCCGTTGCTTCGAGCCGTGCGGGCAGACGTCACGGTGGGCCGCGTACCGCAGCCGGGTCCCGGGGGTCCCTGTGTCATCGGGAGGCACGAACGGGTCTGCACAGCAGGTCAGTTGGGTAGTGAGGCCATCGGGCCGGCGGATGCGGACGATCCGGTGCCGTTCGTGTGCGAGGCCGAGTGGAGGGTTTCGGCAGGCCGTCGGCGATGA
- a CDS encoding helix-turn-helix domain-containing protein, translated as MAAGKGPLNEVNFLTVAEVASVMRVSKMTVYRLVHSGHLPAIRVGRSFRVPEQAVHEYLQESYVGVETA; from the coding sequence ATGGCTGCTGGCAAGGGACCTCTCAACGAGGTCAACTTTCTGACCGTGGCGGAAGTCGCCTCGGTGATGCGAGTGTCCAAGATGACCGTGTACCGGCTGGTGCACAGCGGGCATCTGCCGGCGATCCGGGTGGGCAGGTCCTTCCGGGTCCCAGAGCAAGCCGTCCATGAATACCTCCAGGAATCCTATGTGGGGGTGGAAACGGCCTGA
- a CDS encoding 30S ribosomal protein bS22: MGSVIKKRRKRMAKKKHRKLLKRTRVQRRNKK; the protein is encoded by the coding sequence GTGGGCTCAGTAATCAAGAAGCGGCGTAAGCGGATGGCCAAGAAGAAGCACCGCAAGCTCCTCAAGCGCACGCGGGTTCAGCGTCGCAACAAGAAGTGA